In Camelina sativa cultivar DH55 chromosome 16, Cs, whole genome shotgun sequence, a single window of DNA contains:
- the LOC104750472 gene encoding uncharacterized protein LOC104750472 has product MSLQKFKLLATQCSTVAEGPTRSPVIHLRRRKTLRLLLTRSSSDRWRLPEIQNNLEESNKSDKRGKIRSRRKLRELFVSSPPFEESVGGGGGGDKGKKKMEVEMERDDVTVNGVDNTNGGFGGEEITAARSVGFNGSVRRPMSSVTLRCRLLRRSWRPVLVTIPEQ; this is encoded by the coding sequence ATGTCTCTGCAAAAATTCAAGCTTCTCGCTACTCAATGCAGCACCGTCGCGGAGGGTCCAACGCGTAGTCCAGTCATCCACCTCCGCCGCcgtaaaacgctgcgtttgtTACTCACCCGATCATCATCAGATCGGTGGCGGTTACCTGAGATCCAAAACAACTTAGAAGAATCGAATAAATCGGATAAGAGAGGTAAGATCCGATCTCGAAGGAAGCTGAGAGAGCTTTTTGTTTCGTCGCCTCCGTTTGAGGAAAGTGTcggcggcggcggtggaggcgataaggggaagaagaagatggaggtgGAGATGGAGAGGGATGATGTAACGGTTAACGGCGTTGATAATACTAACGGAGGTTTTGGTGGAGAAGAGATAACGGCGGCTCGGAGTGTGGGCTTTAACGGGTCTGTTAGGAGGCCCATGTCGTCTGTTACACTTCGATGTAGGTTACTTCGACGATCTTGGCGTCCAGTTCTTGTAACTATTCCTGAACAGTAA
- the LOC104750473 gene encoding protein ABHD17C-like: protein MGGVTSSIAAKFAFFPPTPPSYEVVADESCGGRLYIPEIPRRDDVDILKLRTRFGNEIVAVYVKHSKAKSTVLYSHGNAADVGQMFELFVELSNRLRVNLMGYDYSGYGQSTGQARECNTYADIEACYKCLKEKYGVQDDQLILFGQSVGSGPTVDLASRTPDLRGVVLQCPILSGMRVLYPVKCTYWFDIYKNIDKIGSVTCPALVIHGTADEVVDWSHGKRLWELSKEKYEPLWISGGGHCDLEIYPDFIRHLKKFVASLGNKQAEQATIG, encoded by the exons ATGGGAGGTGTAACATCATCGATCGCTGCTAAATTCGCTTTCTTTCCACCAACGCCACCGTCGTATGAAGTTGTAGCCGACGAAAGCTGCGGCGGACGTTTATACATACCGGAGATACCTCGTCGCGATGATGTTGATATATTGAAGCTTCGTACACGTTTCGGCAACGAGATCGTAGCTGTTTATGTGAAACATTCGAAAGCTAAAAGCACGGTTTTGTATTCTCATGGTAACGCTGCTGATGTGGGACAAATGTTTGAGCTTTTCGTTGAGCTTAGCAATCGCCTTCGCGTCAATCTTATGGG GTATGATTACTCTGGTTATGGTCAGTCTACTGGACAG GCAAGAGAGTGTAATACATATGCTGATATAGAAGCATGTTATAAATGCCTTAAGGAAAAGTATGGTGTACAAGACGATCAACTGATATTATTTGGTCAATCTGTTGGTAGTGGACCTACGGTTGATCTAGCTTCGCGCACACCTGACTTGAGAGGCGTGGTGTTACAGTGCCCGATTCTGTCTGGGATGAGGGTCTTGTATCCGGTGAAATGTACATATTGGTTTGATATTTACAAG AATATTGATAAGATCGGCTCAGTTACCTGTCCTGCTCTAGTAATTCAT GGAACTGCAGACGAAGTAGTTGATTGGTCTCATGGAAAACGGCTCTGGGAACTCAGCAAAGAAAAGTATGAACCTTTGTGGATAAGTGGAGGTGGACACTGTGATCTTGAAATCTATCCAGATTTCATTAGACATCTGAAGAAATTTGTTGCATCACTTGGCAACAAACAAGCAGAGCAAGCTACCATAGGTTGA
- the LOC104750474 gene encoding LEAF RUST 10 DISEASE-RESISTANCE LOCUS RECEPTOR-LIKE PROTEIN KINASE-like 2.4 translates to MYHLPNSSLVLFILFSLFFPFPCDSSKHEHESCETVQFQCGNITAGFPFWGGDRHKHCGHPLLELHCYYNNTTSFLISDHLYHVLHINQTSYTLRLINPDLLQEPFCSSIFTNETLPLDILNLSQNYKSVTFYRSQPLSPHRSSYACPEIGKIFVSENPIYDETCLSTFTVKVPMSFLTKQKELDLQILESVLREGFEVKVNIDEKACQECSSSSIDAGISSKAKIGSGVGVTLFLFLLLTTLFLQILRKRKRKTSQALGQQNVKALITLKQYSYAQVKRITNSFAEEVGRGGFGTVYRGTLSDGCMVAVKVLKDSKGNNGEDFINEVASMSQTSHVNIVTLLGFCSEGYKRAIIYEFMENGSLDNFISSKKSSNMDWSELYGIALGVARGLEYLHHGCRTRIVHFDIKPQNVLLDDNLSPKVSDFGLAKLCERTESILSLLEARGTIGYIAPEVFSSVYGRVSHKSDVYSYGMLVLEIIGARNRTPNEEPSSSTSSMYFPEWIYKDLEKGDNGGIMENGVSSEEDNEIAKKMTLVGLWCIQPWPSDRPAMNRVVEMMEGNLDALEVPPRPVLQCSVVPHFESSWISEENSIISS, encoded by the exons GATCGTCACAAACATTGCGGTCATCCATTGCTAGAGCTTCACTGCTATTATAACAACACCACTTCTTTTCTCATCTCAGACCATCTGTACCATGTTCTCCATATAAATCAAACATCCTACACTCTTAGACTTATCAATCCAGACCTGCTGCAAGAGCCTTTTTGCTCCTCTATATTTACCAACGAAACCTTGCCTCTAGATATTCTCAACCTTTCGCAAAACTACAAGAGCGTTACATTCTACCGTTCACAACCTCTTTCTCCTCACCGTTCGAGTTATGCATGTCCTGAGATAGGTAAGATATTCGTGTCTGAAAACCCTATCTATGATGAGACCTGCCTTTCCACTTTCACCGTGAAGGTTCCTATGAGTTTCCTTACGAAACAGAAAGAGTTGGATCTGCAAATTTTGGAAAGTGTTTTAAGAGAAGGATTTGAGGTGAAGGTGAATATCGATGAGAAAGCGTGTCAAGAATGTTCATCCTCTTCCATTGATGCAGGAATCTCTTCTAAAGCGAAAATAG GTTCAGGAGTAGGTGTTACTCTGTTTCTGTTCCTGCTCTTAACAACATTGTTTCTCCAAATTCtccgaaagagaaagagaaaaacatcACAAGCTCTGGGTCAACAGAACGTCAAGGCACTTATTACACTTAAGCAGTATAGCTACGCACAAGTGAAGAGAATTACAAACTCGTTCGCAGAAGAGGTAGGGAGAGGAGGATTCGGAACTGTGTACCGAGGAACCCTTTCTGATGGTTGTATGGTTGCAGTGAAGGTCTTGAAAGACTCAAAGGGTAATAATGGTGAAGACTTTATAAATGAAGTTGCAAGCATGAGTCAAACTTCTCATGTCAACATAGTTACCCTTTTAGGATTCTGCTCTGAAGGTTACAAGAGAGCAATTATATACGAATTTATGGAGAATGGGTCTCTTGATAATTTCATCTCAAGCAAGAAGTCATCAAATATGGATTGGAGCGAACTGTATGGGATTGCGCTAGGCGTTGCTCGTGGTTTGGAGTACTTACACCATGGCTGCAGAACAAGGATTGTACATTTCGACATTAAACCACAAAATGTACTATTGGATGACAATCTTTCCCCGAAAGTGTCAGACTTTGGCCTTGCTAAGCTCTGCGAGAGGACGGAATCCATATTGTCACTGCTGGAAGCAAGAGGAACGATAGGTTACATTGCACCTGAAGTGTTTTCAAGTGTGTACGGTAGAGTCTCCCACAAGTCAGATGTTTATAGCTATGGAATGTTGGTTCTTGAGATAATTGGAGCAAGGAACAGAACACCAAATGAAGAGCCTTCGTCAAGCACAAGCTCAATGTACTTTCCTGAATGGATATATAAGGATCTTGAGAAGGGAGACAATGGAGGGATTATGGAGAATGGAGTCAGCAGCGAAGAAGACAACGAGATAGCAAAGAAGATGACATTGGTAGGTTTGTGGTGTATTCAGCCTTGGCCATCAGATCGTCCAGCGATGAACAGGGTTGTAGAGATGATGGAAGGAAACTTGGATGCTCTTGAAGTACCTCCTAGACCTGTTTTGCAATGTTCCGTAGTGCCTCATTTCGAATCTTCCTGGATTTCAGAGGAAAACTCAATAATCTCCTCTTAG